The following are encoded in a window of Spea bombifrons isolate aSpeBom1 chromosome 2, aSpeBom1.2.pri, whole genome shotgun sequence genomic DNA:
- the ARL11 gene encoding ADP-ribosylation factor-like protein 11, which translates to MGGQNSTHKKQARVVMMGLDLSGKSTILYKLKMNRTMETFPTVGFNVESLEMAKNMSVTIWDVGGQDKLRSNWKEYLEDTDALIFVVDSSDTSRLPDARAELQTVLKDENMSGVPFLILANKQDVPGALSTNELLQGLKLGSYEDRSWEIQGCSAYTGEGLAEAMSAVSRLLKRA; encoded by the coding sequence ATGGGAGGTCAAAATTCAACACACAAGAAGCAAGCAAGAGTTGTGATGATGGGTCTGGACCTTTCTGGAAAATCAACTATTTTATATAAACTTAAAATGAATCGTACGATGGAGACTTTTCCTACTGTGGGGTTTAACGTGGAATCCTTAGAAATGGCTAAAAATATGTCAGTAACCATTTGGGACGTTGGTGGCCAAGACAAACTTAGATCGAATTGGAAAGAATATCTCGAAGACACAGATGCCCTGATCTTTGTGGTTGACAGTTCAGATACAAGCAGACTACCAGATGCTAGAGCAGAGCTACAGACTGTCCTGAAGGATGAGAATATGTCTGGAGTTCCATTCTTAATTCTGGCCAACAAACAGGATGTGCCTGGTGCTTTGTCTACAAATGAACTGTTACAAGGTCTCAAGCTGGGAAGCTATGAAGACAGAAGTTGGGAGATTCAAGGCTGTAGCGCATACACGGGAGAAGGTCTTGCTGAAGCCATGAGTGCAGTGTCACGTCTACTAAAAAGGGCATAA